The proteins below come from a single Dermacentor albipictus isolate Rhodes 1998 colony chromosome 7, USDA_Dalb.pri_finalv2, whole genome shotgun sequence genomic window:
- the LOC135900466 gene encoding uncharacterized protein, with product MAFLAVPIALLAMFQFVNAGNDYSNLVTARCDKAPDVDWTESINAYLRRIPDTITIPGPTEKTWIMGLKTSSIEVTGLGNLWAYKPPHSFCASNRTVIEAVVFAGDPLGIKVEWKTCTGSRGKLGTKVSPSKLRIYFVAEPTPEDPYRIRLQNIEPDSLDDPQLYLTGAHPAIISFVQALGIVGMPHLQLLWSRFIRVDVMSLIRDDLQI from the exons ATGGCTTTTCTGGCCGTCCCCATCGCTCTACTGGCCATGTTTCAGTTTGTCAACGCTGGCAATGACTATTCTAACCTTGTTACAG CACGCTGCGACAAGGCCCCGGACGTGGACTGGACAGAAAGCATCAATGCTTACCTTCGGCGGATACCGGACACAATTACAATTCCAGGCCCCACAGAGAAGACATGGATAATGGGATTGAAAACCTCTTCAATCGAAGTGACAGGCCTCGGAAATTTGTGGGCGTACAAGCCACCCCATAGCTTTTGTGCGTCTAACCGCACCGTCATTGAAGCTGTGGTGTTCGCTGGCGATCCTCTGGGGATCAAAGTGGAGTGGAAGACCTGTACAGGAAGCAGAGGCAAATTAGGCACAAAG GTTTCTCCAAGCAAGCTGCGGATCTACTTCGTTGCTGAACCAACACCTGAAGACCCTTACCGGATTCGGCTGCAAAACATCGAACCCGACAGCCTTGATGACCCCCAGTTGTACCTGACAGGAGCGCACCCAGCAATTATTAGTTTCGTGCAAGCTCTCGGAATCGTAGGCATGCCCCACCTGCAGCTGCTGTGGAGCAGATTCATTCGTGTGGATGTAATGAGCCTCATTAGAGACGACCTCCAGATCTAA
- the LOC135900373 gene encoding putative nuclease HARBI1: MAVVLRRRRREHGEPDDAFEMSDDHFRRLFRLSKGTVRLLCEELAGELEAERATGLSVERNVMCSLCFFATGSFQASIGSEETIRVSQSTVSECVRRVAEAVVNAGARNKWVHFPKTAGEKAAMKEGFLRRGVIPGVIGCVDGSLIAIIEHLG, translated from the coding sequence ATGGCCGTGGTTCTTCGCCGTCGCCGACGTGAACACGGAGAGCCAGACGACGCGTTTGAGATGTCGGATGACCATTTTCGACGGCTATTTCGCCTCTCAAAGGGCACGGTGCGGTTGTTGTGCGAGGAACTGGCGGGGGAACTAGAAGCTGAGCGAGCGACGGGACTGTCAGTGGAGCGGAACGTGATGTGTTCGCTGTGCTTCTTTGCTACCGGGAGCTTCCAAGCATCCATtgggagcgaggagacgatcCGTGTGTCGCAGTCGACAGTGAGCGAGTGCGTGCGACGTGTGGCAGAGGCTGTCGTGAACGCAGgggcccgcaacaagtgggtccattTTCCAAAGACAGCCGGGGAAAAGGCAGCCATGAAGGAGGGTTTCCTTCGGCGCGGCGTTATCCCCGGCGTCATCGGATGCGTAGACGGCAGCCTCATAGCCATTATCGAACACCTAGGGTGA